The genomic interval TGCAAGGGGTCGAGTCTTTGGAGAACAATGAAAGCCCTACTGTAAAAGGCTAGAAAATGTGGGTTAAAGTTGAAGTCAAACACAAGAGTGAAGAAAGCCCAATCATCTACTCAGGTAACTTACCAGCAAAATGTGACGACCCAGATACATTTTTCTCATGTTGTCTGATAGGTAAGTTGAAGTTTGAGCATGCGATGCTAAACTTAGGATCTACAATCAATATTGTGTCTGCATCTGTGTACTATGAGCTTTAGTCACTTGTCCTGCATCCCGTTAGTATTTGCGTTCAGTTAGCATATTGTTCTTTAGATTCAGTCACAACGAGCATTTGCAACACTAAaagtatctataggcttagGTGATGACATACGAAACCTGGACAATATTTTCTGAATAAGACTTTCTATTACAAGAAAAGCATATTTTTATCTGTGTCCCTATAGATCTCCAAATCCAAAGTTTTTTTAGCAGCACTCATATCTTTCATATATCAAACTGGGCTtttagaagattcttcaatttttgaatCTCAGACCTGGACTTCGTAGTtatgagcatatcatctacatataaaagcAAATAAATCATTAGAGCATCATCAACATTATTGTGATATATACAACAATCATATAGACTTCTGTTGTAACCAAATTCAACCATATCGCTGTCAAATTTTTTGTACCACTATCTTGGGGATTGCTTTAGCTCATACACAAACTTCTTTGTCTGGACATTAGAACCCATCTAgttgggtcacataaatctcttCTTCCAACTCTCTATGTAAGAAAGTTGTCTTCAAATCTAGTTGCTCAAGTTCCAAATTCTTATGTGCTACCATAGCTAGTAACACACTGATATAAGTATATCAAACACTTCGTCATCAATGGAGCATGTTTAACCTCATCCAAAGTGTAAAAAATATCATCATGTGTTCGTATCTTGACTGAGTCGATTCGAATTATCTTGCGAAGAACATTGTTAACCATGTTAACATTCCCTCCGTCCATTTGCTGATACGTTTAAATTACTATCTATTTGAGCATATATCATAAGATACCCCATTCATAACTAAAACTAGATCTCCTTCAAAAATGACCTTGACTTTTTCAAGACCAATCTTAACTTGTGCAACTGAGGCATAATCTTCTTTCTTCTCATTCTTTTCCTTCTTGTCCTACTGCCTTTTTTAACTTAAGACACTCGATTTTCCAATGGTCTTTTTCTTTACAATAACGAAAGACGTCATGTGACTTAGAACCCTTGGTTTTGAAGATTTATTATTCTAGGTTGACTTTTGCTTACCAGAATTTTCATGTCTCTTACTCCTTGAACTGACTGCATTTTGGCAGTCATCTCATAAGCAACGTGGAATTTTCATAATGCATTCTGTAGTATGGAAATTTTATACTACCTCCATTCATCGTTACATTGATTGTCACAAAAAGAGaatttaagaattttttattggtccaaaattttttattcaacatACCATTAAAAAACCAATTATAGTGGACAACTATGAACCATTTGAATGCAGTAGAGATGATGTGGACGTATATGTCACACCTAGGTTAACAAAGCAAACCAAATGAAAAACGAAACTTATGAAAAATACATATTTAGTAGCTAGGGAAGAAAAGTGAGGGCACGATTAGCATCCAATTTAGGGGATTTTTGACTAAAATAATTGGAAACAAGGTTTGATTCCAAAAGCTGGATGATGTGGATCTGTTTAGAATTTAGACATCGAGGTGTCTTGTATCGAGTGATTGAAGCACCTCGATTGATGGCCAGCTGCATGAGTTTTTCAAAAGTTCCAGCCTTTACAATCTTAATCTCCAATGGATCGATACATTTTTCATGAGATCTTGCAAGGCGGTAGAGTGAATTAAGGGTTTCTTCAATGGCAAAGCAGCAATCTTCATACACTGAAGATGGAATGGAATTGGAAATTTGTGCCTTATTATGTTcatcaaatattaattcaaaGTATAACACGTAGTGTCCAGGAATTGTTGAACTATCAGCATAGCTCGTGTAATCAACAATTGTTGCTCCAAATGGCTTCAATACATGACCACCTTCTTCTACAGCTTTATGAAGCCCTGCTTCATCTGTTTTCTCATTATTAAGGCTTAGAACCACGTTTTTCCTGCATACAAAACTGAAATTTGGGGCTTTTTTTGTAAATCCTGTCACCCGAATGATGTCGCCCATCCGATAACGGTACAGCCCTGCAATAATATAGTATATGTTCATGCAACTAAATCAGTTTAGTTCTACATATAATATTCCGAGCACGTACATTGGGTAATTAGTTttcgattttttaaaattaaacttatatacacacatatatatagtttttattatgaAAAGAAAGCAAGACTTACCGGCAAAAGTAGTGATGACGAGCTCATATTCCTGTCCTAACTTGACATCAACAAGATCAACTAATTGTTGGGTTACTTCTCCATTGGGATTTGTCCTATCGATTGGCAAGAACTCGAAATACGCCATGGTGGGTATCAAAGTGTAGGAGATTTCATAAGGGTCACACAATGGATCTAAGTTTAAGCCAAGGAAACATTCTGAAGAACCATAATGGTCAGAAACAATAGGGAGATTATTGGTGTAGAAATTTAGCAATGGAATGTATTGTGACATACTTCCTGTCACAATAGCATTAATGTATTTGGTGTTTGGCCACAATCTTTTAATAATTCCTTCCCAGCTTCCTTTGCTACATTCATGTTCAATCAAATCAGCAACTTCAGGATTGGGTTTTACAACAATCTTCATAACTGATTCCCTCACTGATAAGTTTGTAATTTTGGGGTTAATACTTCCTGTTAGTATATCATTAGCCAAAACAACCCAATGATTTTCAAGGAACTTAAAAACGTGAATCAACGTAGAAGCAAAAAGAGCACCAAGTCGGAAAACTACATCGTTTTGGTAGAGCCCACAAAGAAGTTGACAGTATAAGCTTTGGAATGAGTCTGTACAGAGAATGATATCATCAGGGCTTGTGTTATTCCCAATTGGTTTACTTTTGAGATTTGATGATCTTTTGTGCAAACTTGTAAATATAGAACGAACAATAATTCCAGCTTTTGTCTTAAACTCTGGCTTTGCAAAATGAAAGTTCATTCCTTTGCCTTTTTGCCAATTGATATTTGGAAACAATTGTTTCATCCTTGGcatcatatagttaaaaaaagACAACCTTCTCACAAACTCTTCCTCATACATTGGAATTAACTTGGTTTCTCCCCCAGATGTCCCAGAGCTTCAAGAAAACATAATTCAAACCCATCAAATGaagtcttattttttaaaatgtcaatttatatttattaaaatattaaatgggGAATTGCACAAACCACCCTTAAAACTATTGGAGTTTTTGTTACCGTTTAACtcattaacttttaatttaatcaattaatggCTATAGTTTTAGTATTTGTTGCAACCATCAATTCATTTTGTCAATTCTTCTTTTTAAACGTTAAAATCCACCAAGTGTCAcgccaaaaaaataaaataaaataataaaaaatacatatatgtGTGCGCGTGTATGAGATTAATAAACAAGGGACATGACGAAGGTGTTATGggtgtgtcaacctagttgaggtGCTTTGGTGAACCTTCTGATTCCTCGACctcttgtattttttaaaaaaaaagtttaacaaACAAGGGGtggtttttagaaattaacAAACGACAGATAGCTAATTCCAACAACTAACATTAACAAACCACAAGGACctaattgatcaaattaaaagtcCAGAAGTAGTTTGTGCAGTTTTCTTtcataaaaagaaaagtaagaaAGGCATGATATGTAGTAAGTATACGATGTAAATATTGACTTCATGATTATACAATAAAACCctaacattatataaaataataacgGTCAAAATCTTTG from Benincasa hispida cultivar B227 chromosome 10, ASM972705v1, whole genome shotgun sequence carries:
- the LOC120088710 gene encoding indole-3-acetic acid-amido synthetase GH3.5-like, with the protein product MSHVVEHWLDEKDKEALQHIEDVTSKADEIQRQILTEILSTNANVEYLQQHGLHGSTDASTFKKLIPLISYEQLTPYLALIAHDDDSPILCSNPITHFFTSSGTSGGETKLIPMYEEEFVRRLSFFNYMMPRMKQLFPNINWQKGKGMNFHFAKPEFKTKAGIIVRSIFTSLHKRSSNLKSKPIGNNTSPDDIILCTDSFQSLYCQLLCGLYQNDVVFRLGALFASTLIHVFKFLENHWVVLANDILTGSINPKITNLSVRESVMKIVVKPNPEVADLIEHECSKGSWEGIIKRLWPNTKYINAIVTGSMSQYIPLLNFYTNNLPIVSDHYGSSECFLGLNLDPLCDPYEISYTLIPTMAYFEFLPIDRTNPNGEVTQQLVDLVDVKLGQEYELVITTFAGLYRYRMGDIIRVTGFTKKAPNFSFVCRKNVVLSLNNEKTDEAGLHKAVEEGGHVLKPFGATIVDYTSYADSSTIPGHYVLYFELIFDEHNKAQISNSIPSSVYEDCCFAIEETLNSLYRLARSHEKCIDPLEIKIVKAGTFEKLMQLAINRGASITRYKTPRCLNSKQIHIIQLLESNLVSNYFSQKSPKLDANRALTFLP